Sequence from the bacterium genome:
GGGCGTCGCGGAAGTCGAACTGGCAAACCGGCGGTGCAGGCCGCGATTCAACCGCAGGTGGAATGGGGCAGACAGCGACTGGTCAGGCAGTGGCAGGACAGACATCCTCCGGTCAGGGGATGCAGGGCGGGCACGGCTTCGGCGGCGGCTTGCACCACGGAGCATGGTCCGGAGCGGTTGCGGCGGAGTCAGGACGCGCCGGCACATCGCGTGACACCACCGCTGCTCCGGGCGGCGTCATACCGAAAACCAGAATGGTATTCGTGCTGCAAAACGGCAAACCGGTTCCGCACCGGGTCCATGTCGGGCTGGCGGACGCCGCCAATACCGAAGTCCTGGATGGCCTCTCAGAAGGAGACCTCGTTATTACCGGTCTTGCACACGGGAACGCAGCCGCGGCCTCGACCTCAAGTCAGAACCGCGGGTCTCCATTCTCGTTCGGCGGGCCGGGCGGGCCGCCGCGTGGCGGCGGCAGGTAGACGAGAATGCCATCCGACGTAATTCGTGTCGAGTCCGTCAGCAAGACCTACAAGGTCGGCGAGACTGAAGTCAAGGCTCTGCGCGACGTGTCCATCAGTATTCCGTCCGGCCAGTTCGTGGCGATAATGGGTCCGTCCGGTTCGGGCAAGTCCACGTTCATGAACCTGCTGGGATGCCTCGACCATCCGGATGAGGGTACGATATTCCTTGACGGGACCGATATCACGCACCTGGACCGCAACGAACGGGCCACAATCCGTAACCGCAAGATCGGTTTTGTGTTCCAGAACTTCAGCCTGCTCGCCCGCACGCCCGTAGTCGAGAACGTCGAGCTGCCACTCATGTATTCCGGCACATCGGCTGCCGAACGCAGAGCGAGGGCAGAGGATGCGCTATCGCGCGTCGGGCTTGGTACGAAGATGCACAACCAGATAACCCAGCTCTCGGGCGGCGAGCAGCAGCGCGTGGCGATTGCCCGCTCGCTCGTCAACCATCCGCCGCTCATCCTGGCCGACGAGCCGACCGGAAACCTCGACACCCGGACAAGCTTCGAGATCATGGCCATATTCCAGCGGCTCAACCAGGAGGGTATCTCGGTCGTGCTGGTGACGCATGAGCTCGACATCGCCACGTTCGCGATGCGCAACGTAATGTTCCGTGATGGTCGGATTGTTAGCGACGTGGCGGTGGCTTCCCCGCGCGTGGCGGAAGACGACCTGGCGCAGATGCAGGCAGCATGATTGACTTCGGCATGACCCTCCGGATTGCCCTGCGCGCCCTGCAGGTCCACAAACTCCGTTCACTCCTCACCATGCTCGGTATCATCATCGGGGTCGGAGCAGTAGTCGCGATGGTTTCGGTCGGGCAGGGCGCCACGGCACAGATAAAGCAGCGCATCGCTTCGCTGGGCGCGAATGTCCTGTACGTTTTCCCCGGTTCCTTCAACGCCGGGGGCGTGCGCGGCGGCGCCGGCAGCACGGTGGCAACTCTGACGCTCGACGACGCGGCGGCTATTGCCCAGAACTGCCCGGACGTGGTCGCGGTCGCGCCCATTGTCAGGCGCGGGGCGCAGGCGGTCTACAGTAATCAGAACTGGTTCACGCAGATCAACGGGACGACACCTGACTACCTGACGGTGCGGAGCTGGGATATTGCCGATGGTGCGATGTTCACCAGCGCCGACGGCGACGCGGCAACCAAGGTCTGCGTCCTGGGCAAGACGGTCGCAGACAACCTGTTCCCGGACGAGGAGCCGGTCGGTGCCGTCATCCGCGTCAACAACGTACCGTTCACCGTCGTCGGCGTCCTGGCGGTCAAGGGCAGTGACCAGGACGACATCATACTTATTCCGGTTACCACCGCCATGCGTCGGTTGACCGGGCAGACCTTCATCAACCAGCTCATGGTGTCCGCGGCATCGCAGAAGACAGCCGATGCTGCGCAGAATGAAGTGACCGACCAATTGCGGGCCCGACACAACATCCGGACCGGACAGGACGACGATTTCACGGTGCGCAA
This genomic interval carries:
- a CDS encoding ABC transporter ATP-binding protein → MPSDVIRVESVSKTYKVGETEVKALRDVSISIPSGQFVAIMGPSGSGKSTFMNLLGCLDHPDEGTIFLDGTDITHLDRNERATIRNRKIGFVFQNFSLLARTPVVENVELPLMYSGTSAAERRARAEDALSRVGLGTKMHNQITQLSGGEQQRVAIARSLVNHPPLILADEPTGNLDTRTSFEIMAIFQRLNQEGISVVLVTHELDIATFAMRNVMFRDGRIVSDVAVASPRVAEDDLAQMQAA
- a CDS encoding ABC transporter permease: MIDFGMTLRIALRALQVHKLRSLLTMLGIIIGVGAVVAMVSVGQGATAQIKQRIASLGANVLYVFPGSFNAGGVRGGAGSTVATLTLDDAAAIAQNCPDVVAVAPIVRRGAQAVYSNQNWFTQINGTTPDYLTVRSWDIADGAMFTSADGDAATKVCVLGKTVADNLFPDEEPVGAVIRVNNVPFTVVGVLAVKGSDQDDIILIPVTTAMRRLTGQTFINQLMVSAASQKTADAAQNEVTDQLRARHNIRTGQDDDFTVRNVADVASAVQQSSSILTLLLASIASVSLLVGGIGIMNIMLVSVTERTREIGIRMAVGAKARDVLLQFLVEAVVTSLLGGIIGILFGLGVSQLLGLIAKWNTPIVPGAIVLAFCFSAVVGIFFGYYPARRAANLDPIEALRYE